The following are encoded in a window of Phocoena phocoena chromosome 2, mPhoPho1.1, whole genome shotgun sequence genomic DNA:
- the COMMD4 gene encoding COMM domain-containing protein 4 has protein sequence MRFRFCGDLDCPDWVLAEISTLAKISSVKLRLLCSQVLKDLLGQGIDYEKILKLTADARFESGDVKATVAVLSFILSSAAKHSVDGESLSSELQQLGLPKEHAASLCRCYEEKQSSLQEHLRACSLRVNRLTGVGWRVDYTLSSSLLRSVEEPMVHLRLEVAAASGAPAQPVTMSLSADKFQVLLAELKQAQTLMSSLG, from the exons ATG AGGTTCCGGTTCTGTGGTGACCTGGACTGTCCTGACTGGGTCCTGGCAGAGATCAGCACGCTGGCCAAAATT TCCTCCGTGAAGCTGAGGCTGCTGTGTAGCCAGGTGCTGAAGGACCTTCTGGGACAGGGGATTGAC TATGAGAAGATCCTGAAGCTCACCGCTGATGCCAGGTTTG AGTCGGGTGATGTGAAGGCCACAGTGGCAGTGCTGAGTTTCATCCTCTCCAGTGCGGCCAAGCATAGCGTGGATGGCGAGTCCTTGTCCAGTGAACTGCAGCAGCTGGGGCTGCCCAAAG AGCATGCAGCCAGCCTGTGTCGCTGTTATGAGGAGAAGCAAAGCTCCCTGCAGGAGCACCTGCGGGCCTGCAGCTTGCGAG TGAATAGGCTGACAGGCGTGGGCTGGCGGGTGGACTACACCCTGAGTTCTAGCCTGCTGCGGTCCGTGGAAGAGCCCATGGTGCACCTGCGGCTGGAGGTGGCAGCTGCCTCGGGTGCCCCGGCCCAGCCTGTTACCATGTCCCTCTCAGCAGACAAGTTCCAGGTCCTCCTGGCAG AACTGAAGCAGGCCCAGACCCTGATGAGCTCCCTGGGCTGA
- the NEIL1 gene encoding endonuclease 8-like 1 isoform X1 produces MHTWPNLLSSSPTGPGHPSHRMPEGPELHLASHFVNEACRELVFGGCVEKSPVSRNPEVPFESSAYHISALARGKELRLTLSPLPGAQPPQGPLALVFRFGMTGSFQLVPSDALPPHAHLRFYTAPPGPRLALCFVDIRRFGHWDLGGKWQPGRGPCVLLEYEQFRENVLRNLADKAFDRPICEALLDQRFFNGIGNYLRAEILYRLRIPPFEKARTVLEALQQRRPSPELTLSQKIRAKLQNPDLLELCHSVPKEVVQLGGKGYGPESTEEDFAAFRAWLRCYGTPGMSSLRDRHGRTIWFQGDPGPLAPKGGKSRKKKSKGAQRGPEDQVENPPPPNKAPSRTRRARRGLPEQTAAQQPEGTSLQRDPEAPCVPEKGKRRRQPATSGRRRPQKIKADTPSLEPEETSAS; encoded by the exons ATGCACACCTGGCCCAACCTGCTATCATCCTCCCCCACAGGGCCTGGCCACCCCTCCCACAGAATGCCTGAGGGCCCTGAGCTGCATCTGGCCAGTCACTTTGTGAACGAGGCATGCAGGGAGCTGGTGTTTGGCGGGTGTGTGGAGAAGTCACCTGTCAGCCGCAACCCTGAGGTGCCCTTTGAGAGCAGCGCCTACCACATCTCAGCTTTAGCCCGAGGCAAGGAGCTGCGCCTGACACTGAGCCCcctgcctggggctcagcccccACAAGGGCCACTGGCCCTTGTCTTCCGCTTTGGCATGACCGGCTCCTTCCAGCTGGTGCCCAGCGATGCGCTGCCGCCCCATGCCCATCTGCGCTTTTACACGGCTCCCCCTGGCCCCCGACTTGCCCTCTGCTTCGTGGACATCCGCCGCTTTGGCCACTGGGACCTCGGGGGCAAGTGGCAGCCAGGCCGCGGGCCATGTGTCTTGCTGGAGTACGAGCAGTTCAG GGAGAATGTGTTACGAAACCTAGCAGACAAGGCCTTTGACCGGCCCATTTGTGAGGCCCTCTTGGACCAGAGGTTCTTCAATGGCATTGGCAACTATCTGCGGGCAGAGATCCTATACCG GCTGAGGATACCCCCCTTCGAGAAGGCCCGCACGGTTCTGGAGGCACTGCAGCAGCGCAGGCCg AGCCCGGAGCTGACCCTGAGCCAGAAGATCAGGGCCAAGCTGCAGAACCCAGACCTATTGGAGCTGTGCCACTCAGTGCCCAAGGAAGTGGTCCAGCTGG GGGGCAAAGGCTATGGGCCGGAGAGCACGGAGGAGGACTTTGCTGCCTTCCGAGCCTGGCTGCGGTGTTATGGCACGCCAGGCATGAGCTCCCTGCGGGACCGGCATGGCCGCACCATCTGGTTCCAG GGGGATCCTGGACCCTTGGCGCCCAAAG GGGGCAAGTCCCGCAAGAAGAAATCCAAGGGAGCACAGAGGGGTCCTGAGGACCAAGTGGAG AACCCTCCACCTCCAAACAAGGCCCCTTCAAGGACACGAAGGGCACGGAGAGGCCTTCCTGAGCAGACTGCGGCCCAGCAGCCAGAGGGGACCAGCCTCCAACGGGACCCAGAAGCCCCCTGCGTCCctgagaaagggaagaggaggaggcaacCAGCGACCTCAG GCCGCCGCAGACCCCAAAAGATCAAGGCTGACACCCCATCCTTGGAGCCTGAGGAGACCTCAGCCTCTTAG
- the NEIL1 gene encoding endonuclease 8-like 1 isoform X3, translated as MPEGPELHLASHFVNEACRELVFGGCVEKSPVSRNPEVPFESSAYHISALARGKELRLTLSPLPGAQPPQGPLALVFRFGMTGSFQLVPSDALPPHAHLRFYTAPPGPRLALCFVDIRRFGHWDLGGKWQPGRGPCVLLEYEQFRENVLRNLADKAFDRPICEALLDQRFFNGIGNYLRAEILYRLRIPPFEKARTVLEALQQRRPSPELTLSQKIRAKLQNPDLLELCHSVPKEVVQLGGKGYGPESTEEDFAAFRAWLRCYGTPGMSSLRDRHGRTIWFQGDPGPLAPKGGKSRKKKSKGAQRGPEDQVENPPPPNKAPSRTRRARRGLPEQTAAQQPEGTSLQRDPEAPCVPEKGKRRRQPATSGRRRPQKIKADTPSLEPEETSAS; from the exons ATGCCTGAGGGCCCTGAGCTGCATCTGGCCAGTCACTTTGTGAACGAGGCATGCAGGGAGCTGGTGTTTGGCGGGTGTGTGGAGAAGTCACCTGTCAGCCGCAACCCTGAGGTGCCCTTTGAGAGCAGCGCCTACCACATCTCAGCTTTAGCCCGAGGCAAGGAGCTGCGCCTGACACTGAGCCCcctgcctggggctcagcccccACAAGGGCCACTGGCCCTTGTCTTCCGCTTTGGCATGACCGGCTCCTTCCAGCTGGTGCCCAGCGATGCGCTGCCGCCCCATGCCCATCTGCGCTTTTACACGGCTCCCCCTGGCCCCCGACTTGCCCTCTGCTTCGTGGACATCCGCCGCTTTGGCCACTGGGACCTCGGGGGCAAGTGGCAGCCAGGCCGCGGGCCATGTGTCTTGCTGGAGTACGAGCAGTTCAG GGAGAATGTGTTACGAAACCTAGCAGACAAGGCCTTTGACCGGCCCATTTGTGAGGCCCTCTTGGACCAGAGGTTCTTCAATGGCATTGGCAACTATCTGCGGGCAGAGATCCTATACCG GCTGAGGATACCCCCCTTCGAGAAGGCCCGCACGGTTCTGGAGGCACTGCAGCAGCGCAGGCCg AGCCCGGAGCTGACCCTGAGCCAGAAGATCAGGGCCAAGCTGCAGAACCCAGACCTATTGGAGCTGTGCCACTCAGTGCCCAAGGAAGTGGTCCAGCTGG GGGGCAAAGGCTATGGGCCGGAGAGCACGGAGGAGGACTTTGCTGCCTTCCGAGCCTGGCTGCGGTGTTATGGCACGCCAGGCATGAGCTCCCTGCGGGACCGGCATGGCCGCACCATCTGGTTCCAG GGGGATCCTGGACCCTTGGCGCCCAAAG GGGGCAAGTCCCGCAAGAAGAAATCCAAGGGAGCACAGAGGGGTCCTGAGGACCAAGTGGAG AACCCTCCACCTCCAAACAAGGCCCCTTCAAGGACACGAAGGGCACGGAGAGGCCTTCCTGAGCAGACTGCGGCCCAGCAGCCAGAGGGGACCAGCCTCCAACGGGACCCAGAAGCCCCCTGCGTCCctgagaaagggaagaggaggaggcaacCAGCGACCTCAG GCCGCCGCAGACCCCAAAAGATCAAGGCTGACACCCCATCCTTGGAGCCTGAGGAGACCTCAGCCTCTTAG
- the NEIL1 gene encoding endonuclease 8-like 1 isoform X2 yields the protein MPEGPELHLASHFVNEACRELVFGGCVEKSPVSRNPEVPFESSAYHISALARGKELRLTLSPLPGAQPPQGPLALVFRFGMTGSFQLVPSDALPPHAHLRFYTAPPGPRLALCFVDIRRFGHWDLGGKWQPGRGPCVLLEYEQFRLCPSRENVLRNLADKAFDRPICEALLDQRFFNGIGNYLRAEILYRLRIPPFEKARTVLEALQQRRPSPELTLSQKIRAKLQNPDLLELCHSVPKEVVQLGGKGYGPESTEEDFAAFRAWLRCYGTPGMSSLRDRHGRTIWFQGDPGPLAPKGGKSRKKKSKGAQRGPEDQVENPPPPNKAPSRTRRARRGLPEQTAAQQPEGTSLQRDPEAPCVPEKGKRRRQPATSGRRRPQKIKADTPSLEPEETSAS from the exons ATGCCTGAGGGCCCTGAGCTGCATCTGGCCAGTCACTTTGTGAACGAGGCATGCAGGGAGCTGGTGTTTGGCGGGTGTGTGGAGAAGTCACCTGTCAGCCGCAACCCTGAGGTGCCCTTTGAGAGCAGCGCCTACCACATCTCAGCTTTAGCCCGAGGCAAGGAGCTGCGCCTGACACTGAGCCCcctgcctggggctcagcccccACAAGGGCCACTGGCCCTTGTCTTCCGCTTTGGCATGACCGGCTCCTTCCAGCTGGTGCCCAGCGATGCGCTGCCGCCCCATGCCCATCTGCGCTTTTACACGGCTCCCCCTGGCCCCCGACTTGCCCTCTGCTTCGTGGACATCCGCCGCTTTGGCCACTGGGACCTCGGGGGCAAGTGGCAGCCAGGCCGCGGGCCATGTGTCTTGCTGGAGTACGAGCAGTTCAG ACTGTGTCCCTCCAGGGAGAATGTGTTACGAAACCTAGCAGACAAGGCCTTTGACCGGCCCATTTGTGAGGCCCTCTTGGACCAGAGGTTCTTCAATGGCATTGGCAACTATCTGCGGGCAGAGATCCTATACCG GCTGAGGATACCCCCCTTCGAGAAGGCCCGCACGGTTCTGGAGGCACTGCAGCAGCGCAGGCCg AGCCCGGAGCTGACCCTGAGCCAGAAGATCAGGGCCAAGCTGCAGAACCCAGACCTATTGGAGCTGTGCCACTCAGTGCCCAAGGAAGTGGTCCAGCTGG GGGGCAAAGGCTATGGGCCGGAGAGCACGGAGGAGGACTTTGCTGCCTTCCGAGCCTGGCTGCGGTGTTATGGCACGCCAGGCATGAGCTCCCTGCGGGACCGGCATGGCCGCACCATCTGGTTCCAG GGGGATCCTGGACCCTTGGCGCCCAAAG GGGGCAAGTCCCGCAAGAAGAAATCCAAGGGAGCACAGAGGGGTCCTGAGGACCAAGTGGAG AACCCTCCACCTCCAAACAAGGCCCCTTCAAGGACACGAAGGGCACGGAGAGGCCTTCCTGAGCAGACTGCGGCCCAGCAGCCAGAGGGGACCAGCCTCCAACGGGACCCAGAAGCCCCCTGCGTCCctgagaaagggaagaggaggaggcaacCAGCGACCTCAG GCCGCCGCAGACCCCAAAAGATCAAGGCTGACACCCCATCCTTGGAGCCTGAGGAGACCTCAGCCTCTTAG
- the NEIL1 gene encoding endonuclease 8-like 1 isoform X4, with protein MPEGPELHLASHFVNEACRELVFGGCVEKSPVSRNPEYEQFRENVLRNLADKAFDRPICEALLDQRFFNGIGNYLRAEILYRLRIPPFEKARTVLEALQQRRPSPELTLSQKIRAKLQNPDLLELCHSVPKEVVQLGGKGYGPESTEEDFAAFRAWLRCYGTPGMSSLRDRHGRTIWFQGDPGPLAPKGGKSRKKKSKGAQRGPEDQVENPPPPNKAPSRTRRARRGLPEQTAAQQPEGTSLQRDPEAPCVPEKGKRRRQPATSGRRRPQKIKADTPSLEPEETSAS; from the exons ATGCCTGAGGGCCCTGAGCTGCATCTGGCCAGTCACTTTGTGAACGAGGCATGCAGGGAGCTGGTGTTTGGCGGGTGTGTGGAGAAGTCACCTGTCAGCCGCAACCCTGAG TACGAGCAGTTCAG GGAGAATGTGTTACGAAACCTAGCAGACAAGGCCTTTGACCGGCCCATTTGTGAGGCCCTCTTGGACCAGAGGTTCTTCAATGGCATTGGCAACTATCTGCGGGCAGAGATCCTATACCG GCTGAGGATACCCCCCTTCGAGAAGGCCCGCACGGTTCTGGAGGCACTGCAGCAGCGCAGGCCg AGCCCGGAGCTGACCCTGAGCCAGAAGATCAGGGCCAAGCTGCAGAACCCAGACCTATTGGAGCTGTGCCACTCAGTGCCCAAGGAAGTGGTCCAGCTGG GGGGCAAAGGCTATGGGCCGGAGAGCACGGAGGAGGACTTTGCTGCCTTCCGAGCCTGGCTGCGGTGTTATGGCACGCCAGGCATGAGCTCCCTGCGGGACCGGCATGGCCGCACCATCTGGTTCCAG GGGGATCCTGGACCCTTGGCGCCCAAAG GGGGCAAGTCCCGCAAGAAGAAATCCAAGGGAGCACAGAGGGGTCCTGAGGACCAAGTGGAG AACCCTCCACCTCCAAACAAGGCCCCTTCAAGGACACGAAGGGCACGGAGAGGCCTTCCTGAGCAGACTGCGGCCCAGCAGCCAGAGGGGACCAGCCTCCAACGGGACCCAGAAGCCCCCTGCGTCCctgagaaagggaagaggaggaggcaacCAGCGACCTCAG GCCGCCGCAGACCCCAAAAGATCAAGGCTGACACCCCATCCTTGGAGCCTGAGGAGACCTCAGCCTCTTAG